In a single window of the Lepidochelys kempii isolate rLepKem1 chromosome 21, rLepKem1.hap2, whole genome shotgun sequence genome:
- the LOC140901399 gene encoding probable G-protein coupled receptor 139 isoform X1 encodes MHRNQDIPVTRLPSGIEGILGHSIGLCCAVLLALGLSCSRVGGKMGLLPTQTAVEMSLSANVMTFVIFWRRDCLISASSRYHLMAMSLADTVVLVLIILVEMILKCYSTEPFWYRDPWCTLRDVFNYGAVNASVWLVVSFTVERFVAINTFKLKAKLCSRRRTLYTIALVHVCSYLVAIPYYWSNRSERVNGTARAVCKFNPDLPSSYVEGLVWFQTSLVNIVPYVIIFTLNSLTLRQIVLSNKVHCVMAGGLHRVNSGTQFRYQKKKSILLLVTVSMTFAYLGATRFVTQIILRTCHYDIERQDYSKAINIAVDIGTMLELTNSAVNMYLYACTQTAFRRELIHCLKALLSPCKAQRTHPSAIFQLG; translated from the exons ATGCACCGGAATCAGGACATTCCTGTAACCCGCTTGCCAAGTGGCATTGAGGGGATCTTGGGTCACAGCATAGGTCTGTGCTGTGCTGTTCTGTTGGCCCTAGGGCTCAGCTGCAGCAGAGTGGGGGGGAAGATGGGTTTGCTTCCAACTCAAACAGCTGTGGAAATGTCTCTTTCAGCAAACGTCATGACCTTCGTGATCTTCTGGCGGAGGGACTGCTTGATCTCTGCCTCCAGCCGCTACCACCTGATGGCGATGTCCTTGGCTGACACCGTGGTTCTCGTTCTCATCATTCTCGTGGAGATGATCCTGAAATGCTACAGCACGGAGCCGTTCTGGTACCGGGACCCCTGGTGCACCCTCCGGGATGTCTTCAATTACGGTGCAGTCAACGCCTCCGTCTGGCTGGTGGTGTCCTTCACCGTCGAGCGCTTCGTGGCTATCAACACCTTTAAGCTGAAGGCAAAGCTGTGCTCCCGGAGACGCACGCTCTACACTATCGCCCTGGTTCACGTCTGCAGCTACCTAGTGGCTATCCCGTATTATTGGTCCAACAGATCGGAAAGGGTGAATGGGACGGCGCGGGCGGTCTGCAAATTTAACCCTGACCTTCCCAGCTCTTACGTTGAGGGGCTGGTTTGGTTTCAGACCTCACTCGTCAACATTGTCCCTTATGTCATTATCTTCACCTTGAACAGCCTGACCCTCAGGCAGATCGTCCTCAGCAACAAAGTGCACTGTGTGATGGCCGGAGGGCTCCACCGAGTGAACTCTGGGACCCAATTCAGGTACCAGAAGAAGAAATCCATCCTCCTCCTTGTGACTGTCTCGATGACATTCGCTTATCTGGGCGCCACCAGGTTTGTCACGCAGATTATTCTCAGGACCTGCCATTATGACATAGAGAGACAGGATTACTCTAAGGCTATTAACATTGCGGTGGACATTGGTACTATGCTGGAACTGACCAACTCAGCTGTGAACATGTATCTCTAtgcctgcacccagactgccTTCCGCAGGGAGCTAATCCATTGCCTCAAggctctcctctctccctgcaaaGCACAGAGAACGCACCCGTCAGCCATCTTCCAG TTGGGCTAA
- the LOC140901399 gene encoding probable G-protein coupled receptor 139 isoform X2, producing MHRNQDIPVTRLPSGIEGILGHSIGLCCAVLLALGLSCSRVGGKMGLLPTQTAVEMSLSANVMTFVIFWRRDCLISASSRYHLMAMSLADTVVLVLIILVEMILKCYSTEPFWYRDPWCTLRDVFNYGAVNASVWLVVSFTVERFVAINTFKLKAKLCSRRRTLYTIALVHVCSYLVAIPYYWSNRSERVNGTARAVCKFNPDLPSSYVEGLVWFQTSLVNIVPYVIIFTLNSLTLRQIVLSNKVHCVMAGGLHRVNSGTQFRYQKKKSILLLVTVSMTFAYLGATRFVTQIILRTCHYDIERQDYSKAINIAVDIGTMLELTNSAVNMYLYACTQTAFRRELIHCLKALLSPCKAQRTHPSAIFQV from the coding sequence ATGCACCGGAATCAGGACATTCCTGTAACCCGCTTGCCAAGTGGCATTGAGGGGATCTTGGGTCACAGCATAGGTCTGTGCTGTGCTGTTCTGTTGGCCCTAGGGCTCAGCTGCAGCAGAGTGGGGGGGAAGATGGGTTTGCTTCCAACTCAAACAGCTGTGGAAATGTCTCTTTCAGCAAACGTCATGACCTTCGTGATCTTCTGGCGGAGGGACTGCTTGATCTCTGCCTCCAGCCGCTACCACCTGATGGCGATGTCCTTGGCTGACACCGTGGTTCTCGTTCTCATCATTCTCGTGGAGATGATCCTGAAATGCTACAGCACGGAGCCGTTCTGGTACCGGGACCCCTGGTGCACCCTCCGGGATGTCTTCAATTACGGTGCAGTCAACGCCTCCGTCTGGCTGGTGGTGTCCTTCACCGTCGAGCGCTTCGTGGCTATCAACACCTTTAAGCTGAAGGCAAAGCTGTGCTCCCGGAGACGCACGCTCTACACTATCGCCCTGGTTCACGTCTGCAGCTACCTAGTGGCTATCCCGTATTATTGGTCCAACAGATCGGAAAGGGTGAATGGGACGGCGCGGGCGGTCTGCAAATTTAACCCTGACCTTCCCAGCTCTTACGTTGAGGGGCTGGTTTGGTTTCAGACCTCACTCGTCAACATTGTCCCTTATGTCATTATCTTCACCTTGAACAGCCTGACCCTCAGGCAGATCGTCCTCAGCAACAAAGTGCACTGTGTGATGGCCGGAGGGCTCCACCGAGTGAACTCTGGGACCCAATTCAGGTACCAGAAGAAGAAATCCATCCTCCTCCTTGTGACTGTCTCGATGACATTCGCTTATCTGGGCGCCACCAGGTTTGTCACGCAGATTATTCTCAGGACCTGCCATTATGACATAGAGAGACAGGATTACTCTAAGGCTATTAACATTGCGGTGGACATTGGTACTATGCTGGAACTGACCAACTCAGCTGTGAACATGTATCTCTAtgcctgcacccagactgccTTCCGCAGGGAGCTAATCCATTGCCTCAAggctctcctctctccctgcaaaGCACAGAGAACGCACCCGTCAGCCATCTTCCAGGTATAA